TCCCAAGTCCATTTGCATCCCCAAACCCATCCCTATTCAAACCCCACCccctcccagtccctcccagtccctcccagtccctcccagtccCCCCCTGCCCACTCCCCAGCACACTCAGACCCCCCAGTCTCTGTCTCCAATCACTTTATTGGGGTGGGGGCTGCATGGGGACATCACCGGGACGATGGGGGGgtgttgggggggggggacacTCGTCCCCCCCAGCGGGGCCCCCCCGTGTCCCTCCGTCGGCTGCGGGACCCCCCCAGCTCTACTTGTTCTTCTTGAAGAAGCTGAAGcgtttctccctctccttcggctcgcggggccggggggcccCCTCGGCGGGGGGGGGCACCGGGGGGAGGCTCAGAGCCCGCGACATCCCCTTGGGGGGACCCCCAGGGACCCCCGAGCCCTCCCGGGGCACCCCCGGCCCAGCGCGGCCCCAGCGGCGGCTTCGATCCCCCGGAGCCACAGGGCCATGTCGGcctggggggacacggggacattGGGGCCACCGGGGGGCCACCGGGGGGGCACCGGGGGGCACCGGGGGTCAGGGGACATCCAGGGGATGTCCCGGGGACGGGCACGGGGGGGGGGTCTCACCTCGTCCTTAGCCTGGaacaggaattccttcccatcGCTCAGCCTGGGGGGGGGGCCGGGATCAGCCACAGGACCCCTCTGtgtcccccccgtgtcccccccgtgtcccccccgtgccccccaTACCCCTGCATCTCCCCCCCATTTTTCCCTCACATCCCTCCCGtcattcctccttttttttctcccttttcgccccatttttcccccatttcccCTCCCattttccctcatctcctcccacTTTTCCCCCCGTTTTCCACACATTTCCCCCCTcattttccccccattttcCCCCCGTTTTCCCCCCATTTCCTCCCCCATTATTCCCCCATTTCCTCCATTATCTTCCCATGcattttccccccattttcccctcattttccCCCCGTTTTTCCCCCATTACCTCCCCCATTATTCCCCCATTTCCTCCATTATCTTCCCATGCATTTTCCCCCCATTATTCCCCCATTTcccccattttttccccccattttcccccattttcccccatttttgcccattttccccattttcccgTACCCCAGCCTGAACACGTGTTTCCGTTTGCGGTAGGCCGTGGCCGGGTGGCAGCGGGCGCCGCGCAGGGGGGTGGGGGGCTCCCCGTGGTACGGGacccccgcgcccgccccccgcGCGTCCTTGAACACGCTCAGGGCCCCCCCCCGCAGCACACAGTACAGGCTCTGCCAGGACCTGGGGGGTCACGGGGGGGTCACGGGGGTCTCTGAGCCCATCACccccccaggacacagcccaggctctgccaggacCTGGGGGGTCACGGGGGGGTCACAGAGGGGTCACGGGGGGTCTCTGAGCCCATCACCccccccaggacacagcccaggctctgccaggacCTGGGGGGGCGCTTGGGACTTTAAGGGAGGGGTGTGGCACATAAAGGGCGTGGCCAAAGCAGGGCGTGGTCATGTGGGCGTGGCCAAGAGACCCACATaaggctgtgctgtgtgggTGTGTCTGAAGGGGCGTGGCCACGAATGGGGCGTGTCCCCGGGGTGTCCCCAAGGCCGGgggggtgtccccagggtgtccccagggtgtccccCAGGGTGTCCCCGGAGGtgtccccagggtgtccccGGAGGtgtccccagggtgtccccagggtgTCCCGGGGTGTCCCAGGGTGTCCCgggggtgtccccagggtgtccccGGGGGTGTCCCCGTCCTGACCTGTTGGTCGCCCTCTTGCCGGGcgcctccagctcctgcttgcGGCACAGCCCCCCCTCGAGGGTCtcgggcgggggcggggggcgggggggcagCGTGGCCGCCACCCCCCCGGGCTGGGCCCCCCCTCCTGCGCCCCGTTGGGCAcctgggggaggaaaagggggaCAGGGGTGAGGGGAGGGGGGTCCCCCAGAGGGGTCTGGGGGCGTCCCCCCCACATTTTGGGGGGGTCTTGGGGGTTACCTGGCCCGCGGCGCTGTCGGGGCGGATCCCGTTGAGGGCCGGGGCCTCTGCTGGGCGGCTCTGGGGGGTGGGGGCCCTGGGAAGGGGGGGCACACACGGGGTGACCCCCTGTCAGCCCCAGAACCCCCTCCCCATATCCCACACCTCCCCTCCCCGGCCCCCTTTCCCCCCCAaccttcccccagccccccccaACTGGGGGTCTCTTCCAACTGCCCCAAACCTCAATGttccccccaaaatcccctcCCCAGACCCTGAATGTTCCCCCCCCGGCCCACCCCCCCCCCTCACCTCTGCACCtccccgccccctcccccgTCCTGGCTCTCGGGGGGCACCACCGGGGGGGTCCCTCCGACTTCATCCTGGGCCGGGGGGGGCTCGGGGGCTGCAGCTTCCtcgccgcctcctcctcctcctggcgccgccgccgctccttctcctccagctggggGGGCACAGTGGGGTCAGGGACACCCCGGTGACGGGGGGGGGTCACGGGGACCCCATGGGGACCCCACCCAGAGCACAGAGGTGAcccagggacccccagccccctcccaccCTGTGTCCCCTGGGATGTCGCAGTGACCCCGGCCCCCAGTGCCCCCCCTTCCCCTTGTCCCCCCCACGTCCCCTGCGCCCCCTCCCCATTTCCCCCCCACGTCCCCCCGATGTCCTCACCGTGGTGAGGCGACTCAGGGCAGCGAATCTCTCGTCCCAGGCGGCCGCGGCCTTTTGGAAGCTCTGGTGGCGTTTGAGGAGGGTCTCGGCCTCGGCCAGGCTGGAGCCCAGCTCGGGGGCGCGGGCCAGGGGCTCCCTGCTGGCCAGCCAGGCCTCGGCCGTGGCCGCGTCGCGCCCGAAtaccagcacctccagcactgGGGACACGGGGGTGGTCACCAGGGGGGCACCGGGGGGCAGAGACCccccctgtgccacccccgAGCCACCCCCGGGCACCGAgaggggacactggggacacacGGGGCGTCCCCAGCTCTCACCGGTCTGCAGCCACTCCAGCTTGTCCTGCCAGCGCTCCCCGATGTCCCTGCGgcgctcctggagctcctggagctcctgggacagctggggggACACGGGATGGACACGGGATGGACACGGCACCACGGAGACGAGGATTTGGACGGGgggatgtggggctggggacatggggacagtGACAAGGGTGGAGACACAGTGACA
This genomic stretch from Corvus cornix cornix isolate S_Up_H32 unplaced genomic scaffold, ASM73873v5 scaffold8, whole genome shotgun sequence harbors:
- the LOC120412299 gene encoding LOW QUALITY PROTEIN: spectrin beta chain, non-erythrocytic 2-like (The sequence of the model RefSeq protein was modified relative to this genomic sequence to represent the inferred CDS: deleted 1 base in 1 codon), translated to PVVTAGVPVPRRDVTAAELLIQQHQGLRAELEAREGSFGACVAAATALLQRGHHDADKLSQELQELQERRRDIGERWQDKLEWLQTVLEVLVFGRDAATAEAWLASREPLARAPELGSSLAEAETLLKRHQSFQKAAAAWDERFAALSRLTTLEEKERRRRQEEEEAARKLQPPSPPRPRMKSEGPPRWCPPRARTGEGAGGAEGPHPPEPPSRGPGPQRDPPRQRRGPGAQRGAGGGAQPGGVAATLPPRPPPPPETLEGGLCRKQELEAPGKRATNRSWQSLYCVLRGGALSVFKDARGAGAGVPYHGEPPTPLRGARCHPATAYRKRKHVFRLGLSDGKEFLFQAKDEADMALWLRGIEAAAGAALGRGCPGRARGSLGVPPRGCRGL